From a region of the Haematobia irritans isolate KBUSLIRL chromosome 4, ASM5000362v1, whole genome shotgun sequence genome:
- the LOC142234622 gene encoding spermine oxidase: protein MSVIPLVMRKSAVTTRIVVIGAGPAGIAAATKLLEAGFRNVIVLEAENRIGGRIHTIPFADNVIDLGAQWCHGEKSNVVYESVQQKRLDLLESTGDVYDDYKCIRSNKEIVDENVASLLKTIVVNSIPERQKDLVNYEGSLGSYLTDMFWREFAALPSKIDPIIAREFFENFKKFESSVEASDHLFEVSGKGHLEYWLCEGDILLNWRDKGFKTFLEILMKSDSLNPMGVLQQRVLLNHRVKQIDWSNPQNIKVHCYSGKIIGADHVICTTSLGVLKEVHTTMFRPALPISKARAIEGLKLGTVDKFFIEFKEEFGPSDWTGICFLWLEEDLKGLRESDLFWLESVFGFYRVSYQPRVLEGWIIGPHARHMESLSEEEVLNGILWLFRKFLNFKLPETLDFIRTQWYSNVNFRGSYTFRSLLTDELRTGAWDLARPLTTIDGRPLLQFAGESTHNHYYSTVHGATESGWREAQRLIDYYQMIPSRL from the coding sequence ATGTCCGTTATTCCATTGGTAATGCGAAAGTCTGCAGTGACAACACGTATTGTGGTTATCGGAGCAGGTCCAGCGGGTATTGCCGCTGCAACTAAACTTTTAGAGGCTGGTTTTCGCAATGTCATAGTACTAGAGGCCGAGAATCGAATCGGTGGACGCATTCACACTATACCTTTTGCTGATAACGTAATTGATTTGGGGGCCCAGTGGTGCCATGGGGAGAAGAGCAATGTTGTTTATGAGAGCGTGCAACAAAAGAGATTGGACCTTTTGGAGAGTACTGGCGATGTATACGACGATTATAAGTGCATTCGTTCTAATAAAGAGATCGTTGACGAAAATGTCGCATCTCTCCTAAAAACGATAGTAGTCAATTCTATACCGGAGAGGCAGAAGGATTTGGTGAACTATGAGGGTTCTTTGGGATCCTATCTTACGGATATGTTTTGGAGGGAATTCGCTGCCCTGccttcaaaaattgatccaattatagcAAGAGAGTTCTTTGAGAATTTCAAGAAATTCGAAAGTTCTGTGGAAGCTTCTGACCATTTGTTTGAGGTATCAGGTAAAGGCCATTTAGAATATTGGTTGTGTGAAGGGGATATATTACTAAATTGGAGAGATAAAGGTTTCAAAACCTTTTTGGAAATCCTAATGAAGTCGGATAGTCTAAATCCTATGGGTGTGCTTCAACAACGGGTTTTACTGAACCACAGAGTTAAGCAAATCGATTGGTCTAATCCTCAAAACATCAAAGTGCATTGCTATAGTGGTAAAATAATAGGGGCCGACCATGTGATTTGTACCACATCTTTGGGTGTTCTGAAAGAAGTGCACACCACAATGTTCCGGCCAGCATTACCCATCTCCAAGGCGAGGGCAATTGAAGGATTGAAATTGGGAACAGTGGATAAATTctttattgaatttaaagaagaaTTTGGTCCATCTGACTGGACTGGTATATGCTTCCTATGGCTAGAGGAAGATCTTAAAGGACTAAGAGAGTCTGATCTATTTTGGTTGGAGAGTGTGTTTGGGTTCTACCGCGTCTCTTATCAGCCACGTGTTTTGGAAGGATGGATTATTGGTCCTCATGCTCGACACATGGAGTCTTTGTCGGAGGAGGAAGTTCTCAACGGTATTCTTTGGTTGTTCCgaaaattcttaaattttaagttaccAGAAACTTTAGATTTCATACGCACTCAATGGTATTCCAACGTTAACTTCAGAGGAAGCTATACATTCCGTTCTCTCTTGACGGATGAGTTACGCACTGGTGCTTGGGATTTGGCAAGACCTCTCACTACTATCGATGGTCGTCCTTTGTTACAATTCGCTGGTGAATCGACGCACAATCATTATTATTCGACCGTACATGGTGCCACAGAATCCGGATGGCGAGAAGCCCAACGATTGATAGACTATTACCAAATGATTCCATCACGCTTGTAA